Sequence from the Fulvivirga ligni genome:
ACCACACAGGAGAAGAGAGCATGGCCTGGCATAGTGATGGTGAGGAAGATCTGAAAAAGAATGGCTCCATAGGGTCCTTAAGCTTCGGGGCTGAGCGAAAATTCGCCTTTAAACATAAGAAAACCAAAGAGAAAGTAGAGCTAGTGTTAGCCCATGGCAGTCTGCTTGAGATGACTGGCACCACACAAACCCACTGGCTTCATAGGTTACCACCCACTAAAAAAATAAAAAGGCCAAGAATTAACTTGACCTTTAGGAGTATTGTGGAGTAATTGCTTTTAAAATTTTTTGCGAACTGTCATATGTTTAATAAGGCTTGATTCTATATCTGTGGCTGGATATAGTATTAATGATAGATTTTTATCAGAACTTAACGATTCATAATCTATTAGACTAACCATAAAACTTACAGCATCTCCGTTCTTGAAATTTGTCTCGGTAATTTCAGGATATGAATCGAAAATATCATTGGGTATTTCAGGAAAGTGTATTATTTCTATGGTTTTTGATCTTCTGGACCATGTATAGTTAGTGGTAGTTGATTGACTTATATTATTCGTCCATGCAGACATTATATAGTCATAGTTTCCACTAACTTCAGCAGATATTTCTTCAATATTTGAGCCCGTTATAGAAGCATGTGCGTCTATGTAAGAGAATTTTTCTGGAAGTGAACCGTGGCTTTCATTGGTATATGATACTATATCATTAGTCACTTGTGATGTTGAAATATAACTGTCGAATAAATTAGAAGTGGGTATGTTATATTCAAAGGTCTTAATGTCACTTTGATCATTAAAAGTTTTTGTAAATAAATCTTTTGTTTTAAATATTGTTTGACTATTCTGAATTCCTCGCAATGTAAAGCTTAGTATGTTGAAGGAAGGATCATTTACCTCAAAGTTTTTCGTTGTCATTTCATAATTTAGATCAGACAAAGTAATATCATAATTATTGTCGGCAATTAGATCATTGATCTGAATATAAGCAGGACCTGTTTCAGTTTCTAAGTACAGGTATGCATCTGCGTTTTCTCCATAAATATTGATTGTTAGCGGTTTCGTAAAATCGTCTATAATTAAAGATCTATTTTGCACTAAGATTTTTGCAAAAGAAAACTCTGGAATGTTCGTGAAATTGAGGATAGCATCTCCGGTGTATTCAGGAAACGGATCAATATTTTTACCAATTGTTAATTTTCTTGGGATCATACCATAGTCACTTTCAAGAAATATGTAATTATTACTAATGATAGGCATTAATACCAAGTTGTGCATAGCGAAAGTAGTATCATTAAAATCTAAAGGTCTTTTAATTATTATAGCTTCCCCTGAATTATTAGTTTTTATATAATCAATTAATTCACCTTTGTTGGTCGTCAGTAGAATGTATTGATTGGTTTTCAATGAATTTCCTAGAATGGTTAAATCAATCAAAGTATTATAAATTTTAAAATCCACCTCTTTCGAAGCTACCTGCTCATCTAAATCGTCATAAGAAACCACTTTGATTTTATAATCTCCATCGTCATAATCCTGAGAATTAAAGGTGGCTTCATAAGGCTCAGATGTTACCGTTTCTAGTAATTCTTCGCCCAAATAGAATTCCACTTTTGAAGGGAACTGATTGAAGGTGATATCCGTGGTGATTTTGATCTCATTCCACAAGGTTTGTTCTGCCTCAGGCGAGGTAATATTAATTTGATGATCTGCATCTATTGTCCCTTCATCATCCTTTTTGCAACTGATGATTATTAAGAAAAGGCTGAGAAAGATAAGTTGATGTCGTTTCATGAGTTAAAATATATTTTTTCTTATGTTAATACTACTTTATTTCAAAGGTAACAGGTAGCCTACACGCAACCTATAAAATTCTATTTTTCATTTTTAAGATGGAAGGCGATAAAGGTTATTGTTAATAATTTCAACGCCAACCATGCCTAACTTTATATAATAGAAATTACTTACAATATGGCTATTCGGCTAAATCATTGGATTCTCAAATCGCCTGTTTGATAATCAACGTCATACTTTGACAGATAGAATCTATTAAAATAAGCATTGCACTGAAAAAATACATAGCTGATAGGATAGTAAGAACCCTAGATTTTGCTCCCTAAGAAATGGTTAAATTCAATAACTAACCAAATAGAAAAAGTTATGGAATTAGTTAAAACACCCACAAGATCAGATTATGTCAAAGGCTTGGAATTGGCAAGTCCAAATCGATTAGAGCAACTGCAGCTGAAAGCCGGTCAGTTAAACCTTAGTGAGGAGCCTGACTCTGCGGCAGTTGTAGCTGGAAGCACCATTTCATTTGTATCTGGCGTACCTGCTCAACTGCAGCAAGATGTAATGAATTCAGCTCTGTTAGCGCAGTTGGCCGCAAATAAAGCTTATGACCGTGAAACACAAACGGTAAACTGGTATGATAAGTATAAAGAGGTATTAGAAAATGTTGGATGGATAATCCAGGATTTTAGCTTTAGTAGACAGGAGGCGCATGGCACCACTGTTGAAATGGATAAAGTAGTGCTGGATATTTTAGCTGCTGCCATTTCAGGAAATGAGCTTGCAGTGCTCAAGGCTACAATTGATGCACTCAGAAATGCTGATCCAAATAGCAACCAGATTAAGCTTTTTGAAAATCATGGATCTTCCGGAGAAAGTGGTAATTTCCAAATGTCTACAGCTAGGTTAAATGGTCAAGGGAGTATGGAAATGTCACTGGGGGCATTTTATTTTCATGCTAAAGAAAGTCAAACTAGATTCTTATTCTTTAGTTGGTCTACAAAGGACCTTAATCTCTATGCAGGTTCTCAAACTATAGTGCTGAATGAGGAAATATACGCTACTGTAAGAAATGCTATTACTGAGAAGTTAGGAGACAAGGCTAAAACCTTTGTGGATTCTCTTGATATCTAATCCAAAATGAAATAGAAAAGGTCTCCAATTTGGAGGCCTTTCTATATAATTTAATTTAAAATATATTTTATAATAATTATCATTTTTTTTATATATATTAAATAATGGTTCTGATGAGCCATGAGTACTATACTATGTTCAACCTTCAATAAAACCTAAATCCTATGAAAAAATCAATTTTACTATCAGTTCTATTACTATTTGCCGTGATTTCTTCTTATGGTCAAATTATTAATGTTACAGGCGGTCCTGGTCGTGTAAATAACAATACTGTTATTAAGGGCCAACCGTTTACGGCTACCGTTACGGGGTTGAACGGCACACCACAGAAATGGTCTGTAGGTATTGGTACCATAAACGGCCAATTAATCTACAGCACGTCGAGTACAACCGTTTCTAATGCCATAGTTGACCGTACCTTAACGGGAAATACTGCTCTTATATCAGTTGGTGCAACTAATGGAAGAGGTGTAGCCAGGTATTTAACTGTTCAGGATCCACCTACACCGTGTTTGTCGCAAGTAAGGTTTCTATCAGCAGAAGATTGCTCAATAGTAGCGGCCATTTTAACGCCTGTGCCAGATGGTGCTACAGGTTATAGTTGGACAGTTACACCTTCCATACCTTTTACTAACTATGGAAATTATATACAACTGAGAAATTTAAATCCTTTTAGCACCTACAATGTGTCCATAACGGTTACTGGAGGCACATGTAATGGAGCTACATTTAGGGGAACCTATAGAACAGGAGATTGCAATGGTTTTGAAGAACCATTTGGGCAGGAGGATGAAATGACTTTATTTCCTAACCCAGTAGATAACAAACAGCTTAATGTGTTACTTAATCCGAATTCGGGTAAATATCAAATTGAGGTAATGGATGAGTCTGGGAATATTCTTAAAGGCATACCAATGAGCTCTGAAGATAATATTGCCACATTCGACCTTCAATCACTTAAATCGGGTACCTACTACTTAAAATATATAAGTGGTAGTGGTAAGGAAGAGGTGAAACGTTTTGTATTAGAATGATACTTTAAAACATAATTAAGAAGGTCTCAATCCGCGGGTTGAGACCTTCTTATTATTATAAGAATGAACTGATACCAGTTATATCCCTACCTACAATCAGTGAATTTACTTCCTTGGTTCCTTCATAGGTGTAAATAGCTTCAGCATCGGCAACAAACCTTGCTATGTCATGCTCTAATAATATACCATTGCCTCCGAAAATTTCTCTTGCTTTACCTACAATTTCACGTGTATGGCGGCTGCAGGCTACTTTCGCAAGGGATGCCTGTTCATCGGTCATAGTGCCTTCATCTTGTAATTTAGAAAGGTGGAAAGCCATACTCTGAATAGCTGTGAGGTCAGTGAGCATTTCTACTAACAGATCTTGAATGAGCTGAAAGGCACCGATCGGTTTGCCAAATTGATATCGCTTGTGCGAATAATCAAGAGCCAATTCATAGGCACCGCGGGCACAACCTACTGCCTGCCAGGCAACGCCAGCACGAGTGGCTTTTAATACTTTGGCAGTGTCTTTAAAACTGTGACATTCCTGAAGTCTGTTTTCTTCGGTAATTTCACAATCTGTTAGCGTGATAATGGCATTTTGAACTGTACGAAGGGCCATTTTGTCTTTTTGCTTCTCTGCTTTAAACCCTGGATTATCTTTCTCCACGATAAAGCCATGCACTTTATGATTTTCAACATTCCTTGCCCAGATAATGATCAAGTCAGCAAAGGTGGCATTACCAATCCATTTTTTCTGTCCGTTGAGAATCCACTTATCGCCCACTTTTTTACAGGTAGTTTCCAGCCCTCCGGCTACGGCAGAGCCTACATTAGGTTCGGTGAGTCCAAAGGCGCCTATCTTTTCCATACGCTGCATGGCAGGGAGCCATTTTTGCTTTTGCTCTTCACTGCCACAGAAATAGATACTGCCCATAGCCAGCCCGCTGTGTACTCCAAAAAAGGTGGAAATAGATGTATCAACCCTGGCCATTTCCATGGTAATAAAACCCTCCAAAAGATAGCTTCCTTTTGGGCTGTTGTACCCCTGATAAGTAAGGCCAGAAATATTTAACTCAGCCATTTTCGGGATCAAATGCATAGGGAATTCGGCCTTATTCCAATATTCATTGGCTATCGGCTTCACTTCACTATTCATAAATTCTCTTACCTGAAGTTGCTTTTCTCTTTCTTCTGCTGATAGGAATCGAGCTAATTGATAGTAGTCGCCTTCAATGGCAGGCGGTGTATAAGGCTTTGATTTAGATTTGATTACGCTCATGATCTGGTACAGATCTGTTCTGTCCAGCTTACCTAGCGCCTCGAGCGTTTCTGAGACGTCTATTTCAGAGACAACCTTACCAAACTTGCGTATACTTTTAAATATTGACATGTCATTTAGTTTTGTTATAAAACAGCCCTAAATATACAATGTTCATTAAAGTAGGGTGCCCATCCGGACACCCTTATTTGTTT
This genomic interval carries:
- a CDS encoding acyl-CoA dehydrogenase family protein; translated protein: MSIFKSIRKFGKVVSEIDVSETLEALGKLDRTDLYQIMSVIKSKSKPYTPPAIEGDYYQLARFLSAEEREKQLQVREFMNSEVKPIANEYWNKAEFPMHLIPKMAELNISGLTYQGYNSPKGSYLLEGFITMEMARVDTSISTFFGVHSGLAMGSIYFCGSEEQKQKWLPAMQRMEKIGAFGLTEPNVGSAVAGGLETTCKKVGDKWILNGQKKWIGNATFADLIIIWARNVENHKVHGFIVEKDNPGFKAEKQKDKMALRTVQNAIITLTDCEITEENRLQECHSFKDTAKVLKATRAGVAWQAVGCARGAYELALDYSHKRYQFGKPIGAFQLIQDLLVEMLTDLTAIQSMAFHLSKLQDEGTMTDEQASLAKVACSRHTREIVGKAREIFGGNGILLEHDIARFVADAEAIYTYEGTKEVNSLIVGRDITGISSFL
- a CDS encoding Ig-like domain-containing protein gives rise to the protein MKRHQLIFLSLFLIIISCKKDDEGTIDADHQINITSPEAEQTLWNEIKITTDITFNQFPSKVEFYLGEELLETVTSEPYEATFNSQDYDDGDYKIKVVSYDDLDEQVASKEVDFKIYNTLIDLTILGNSLKTNQYILLTTNKGELIDYIKTNNSGEAIIIKRPLDFNDTTFAMHNLVLMPIISNNYIFLESDYGMIPRKLTIGKNIDPFPEYTGDAILNFTNIPEFSFAKILVQNRSLIIDDFTKPLTINIYGENADAYLYLETETGPAYIQINDLIADNNYDITLSDLNYEMTTKNFEVNDPSFNILSFTLRGIQNSQTIFKTKDLFTKTFNDQSDIKTFEYNIPTSNLFDSYISTSQVTNDIVSYTNESHGSLPEKFSYIDAHASITGSNIEEISAEVSGNYDYIMSAWTNNISQSTTTNYTWSRRSKTIEIIHFPEIPNDIFDSYPEITETNFKNGDAVSFMVSLIDYESLSSDKNLSLILYPATDIESSLIKHMTVRKKF
- a CDS encoding T9SS type A sorting domain-containing protein — protein: MKKSILLSVLLLFAVISSYGQIINVTGGPGRVNNNTVIKGQPFTATVTGLNGTPQKWSVGIGTINGQLIYSTSSTTVSNAIVDRTLTGNTALISVGATNGRGVARYLTVQDPPTPCLSQVRFLSAEDCSIVAAILTPVPDGATGYSWTVTPSIPFTNYGNYIQLRNLNPFSTYNVSITVTGGTCNGATFRGTYRTGDCNGFEEPFGQEDEMTLFPNPVDNKQLNVLLNPNSGKYQIEVMDESGNILKGIPMSSEDNIATFDLQSLKSGTYYLKYISGSGKEEVKRFVLE